In Vigna angularis cultivar LongXiaoDou No.4 chromosome 8, ASM1680809v1, whole genome shotgun sequence, one DNA window encodes the following:
- the LOC108344463 gene encoding protein FAR-RED IMPAIRED RESPONSE 1-like — protein sequence MSTHTIDVDEVNEYNDNVDDRNESLLEMDPTVHMCFESMIEARKFYTNYAIRCGFVVRTRTSKKDKDNNVYYLRMVCSREGKYVSSVKPVVKTLPSQTNQCPAGITIAKKDDKWFIRTVVLDHNHDLYPNNSNPFAANRKLSMQAKHTLEVNHDAGVRLNKSFLSIVNDAGGYENMDLVERDAKNYIGQHRRSLCKDGDGQTLLRHFSLMKDRNNEFFYDIALDEGNKICSVFWADARSHATCEEFGDVISFDTTNLTNKYDMPFAPFVGVNHHGHSILLGCGLLSSEDTVSFVWLFKCWLRCMRNKSPEGIITDQCRAMANAIEQVFPNTRHRWCLWHILKKLPEKFHGYRNNAAIKSELHALIYDCGCPTEFENGWEELLTKHGLEQNEWLCNLYEERHKWVPCYLKNDFWAGMSTTQRSEGMNAFFDGFINSTTILQQFVVQYDNAVRVKA from the coding sequence ATGTCGACGCACACAATTGAtgtggatgaagtgaatgagtaTAATGACAATGTTGATGACCGTAATGAAAGTTTATTGGAAATGGACCCAACAGTGCATATGTGTTTTGAATCAATGATTGAAGCTAGAAAATTTTACACAAACTATGCCATTAGATGTGGGTTTGTCGTGCGGACTAGAACttctaaaaaagataaagacaaCAACGTGTACTACTTGAGAATGGTTTGTTCAAGGGAAGGCAAATATGTGTCTTCCGTCAAACCAGTGGTCAAAACACTTCCAAGTCAAACTAACCAATGTCCTGCTGGGATAACCATTGCAAAGAAGGACGACAAGTGGTTTATAAGAACCGTTGTTTTGGACCACAACCATGATCTTTACCCTAATAACTCCAACCCATTTGCAGCGAATAGAAAGTTAAGCATGCAAGCAAAACACACCTTGGAGGTAAACCATGATGCTGGAGTTAGGTTAAATAAAAGTTTCCTTAGCATTGTTAACGATGCCGGGGGCTATGAAAACATGGACTTAGTCGAGCGGGACGCAAAAAACTACATTGGCCAACACAGAAGATCTTTATGTAAGGATGGTGATGGTCAGACACTCCTAAGACACTTTTCTTTAATGAAAGATAGAAATAACGAGTTCTTCTATGACATTGCACTGGATGAAGGGAATAAAATCTGTAGTGTGTTTTGGGCTGATGCAAGAAGTCATGCTACATGTGAAGAATTTGGTGATGTTATTTCGTTTGACACGACTAACTTAACAAATAAGTATGACATGCCATTTGCGCCTTTTGTGGGAGTTAACCATCATGGACACTCCATTTTACTTGGTTGTGGATTGTTGTCTTCGGAAGACACTGTCTCATTTGTATGGTTGTTCAAATGTTGGCTTAGATGCATGCGGAATAAGAGTCCAGAAGGTATTATTACTGACCAATGCAGGGCAATGGCCAACGCTATTGAACAAGTGTTTCCTAATACGAGGCACAGGTGGTGTTTATGGCACATCCTGAAGAAGTTGCCTGAAAAATTCCATGGCTATAGAAATAATGCCGCTATCAAAAGCGAACTACATGCGCTTATATATGATTGTGGTTGTCCAAcagaatttgaaaatggttgGGAGGAACTACTTACCAAACATGGATTGGAGCAAAATGAATGGCTATGTAATTTGTATGAAGAGAGACATAAATGGGTTCCCTGTTacttgaaaaatgatttttgggCTGGCATGTCTACCACTCAGAGAAGTGAGGGAATGAATGCTTTTTTTGATGGATTTATTAATTCCACAACCATACTTCAACAATTTGTGGTTCAATACGACAATGCCGTTAGGGTAAAGGCCTAG